In Candidatus Bathyarchaeia archaeon, the genomic window GCAATAATTCGGTTTCGAGGGATTTGGATATGGGCTTTGTCCTAAACCCCCTCACGGCATTCGTGGCGGCGCAGATCAAATGCTCGGGGCCGGCTATCGAATCGGCATCAAACGCTTGGACGTGCTTCGAACGCGACGCGGACCTTATTGCGGCTAGGGTTTCATCGACGCCCCTATTATCGAACCCCTCCAAGCCCATGATCGCGGCGTAAAGCCCGACCCCCTTGAGCTTAAAGATTAGGACCATCGGTCCAACTCGTGGGCGCGGGCTATTTAAGCTTGGAGGGCCGAGGGGCCGATCGGGGCATCGCGCTTAGGGGCCGCATATTTAGGGAAAAAGAAGCTATAAACCAGCTCCAGCCTTGAATAGAAGGGCATGGCCATATGGGCTTCCTTGTATTGAGCTGGGACGAGGTTTATGACCTATGCATCCGCTTAGCGGACAAGATAAGGGGGAGCGGGTTCTCCCCGGACGTAATAGTTGGGATCGCGCGGGGCGGATGGATCCCGGCTAGGGTGCTCTCCGACCTGCTGGATAACCCAAACGTGATGAACATGCGCATACAATTCTACATCGATATAGGGAAAACGGACAAGAAGCCAACCATAGTCCAACCCTTGGACGAATCCATAAGGGGGAAGGCGATCCTGATAGTGGACGACGTGGCCGATACAGGAAGCAGCCTAAGGGTGGCGATTGAGCATGCTAAGGGGTTGGGGGCTAGGGAAGTGAGGGCGGCCACATTGCACTATAAGCCGACGAGCTCGATCGTGCCGGATTATTACGTCGAGGAGACGAGCGATTGGATAGTCTATCCCCATGAAAGGCGGGAGTTCATCTCCAAGATGGCCTCGAGGTTGAGGGAGGAGGGAAGGGGGTTTGAGGAGGTTGTGGATGAAATGGCGAGGATCGGTTTCCCAAGGGAGCTCGCAAGGACCCTCCTTAAGGAGTCTTGGCGATGAGCGATTTCCGCGGCCCAAAAGGCTATAAGGGGCCAACGCGATGACACCGCTTGGATGATGTGGACTGACCTGCGCGGAAGGGCCTTGGCCCAGATGTCGAGATGCAACCTCCACTGAACCAATTCGCTCAATAAAGGCTGCCTCAGCCCACCCCTAGATAGGCTTGATCAAATCCAACCCCTCGATATTCTCCGAAAGCCCCTCGGCTAGATCGAGCATCGTAAGGAACTCGGCTCCGGCATTCTTCCCATGGGCGATGATTCCCCTCACTTGAGCCTCCGATGCGGCCCCGCAGTTGAACTTAACATGGGCTGGGACCCGCTCCATCTTTGGCAATTCGGAAAGTTCCCAAGAATGGATATTGCAAACGACCGGTAGGCCCCTTCTCCATATGGCATCGAAGCAGAACCCGCAGATTCGGTCACCGAAGTTCTTTCGGAACCACCACCAACCGGCCGGGATTCGGAGTATTGGCGTCACGGAGATCGGAATCTCGATCAATCGCCCAGCCTTCCCGCAATCCCACGCGAACGGCGTTGGCCTAATCCTCAGTCTATTATATCTCCCGGGGACATAGGCCGGGAGGATCGAGCTATCGTAGGCGTAACCAAGCCGTTTCAAGGCCCCTACCATGCCCGGCCAGATCCTCAGGAGCGGCCCCCTGTATCCGAGCGGCCTCGCCCCAGCTACCCGCTTCAAGATCTCCCCGCTCTTTAAGATGTCATCCGGTTCGCCGGGCCACAATTGGGGGCCATAATGCATAAGTCCATGGTTCGCGACCTCGTTTCCCATATCCGTTATCTCCTTCACAATCCCCGGCCGCTTGGATGCAAAGAAGCCCGTGACGAAAAAGGTAGCCCTTATGCCCTCGGACTTAATGATCCTTAACAATCGATGAGCGCCTGCCTCGGAGAGGTTCAATGACTCCTCTTCGCCGAGTGGCCGCCCCCCAAACTCTTGGGGGAGGGCGCATTCCTCAATGTCTATCGTAAGGCAGAACGCCTTCTTAGATCCAGCCATAACTTAACCATCCTATACAGGAATAGGGGGACGACTTTAAGCGTGCGGACTTTTGATGTTCCATGAAACCTAGTCCTTAGTAAGATGGGAACTTCGCCGATCTTCAAACCAGCCCTTTTGGCCTTAACCAAGAGCTCTATATCGAAATCAAAATCATTCGCGCTTATGTTCAATTTGGAAACGGCGCACTTCTTGAAAGCCTTGAACCCTTCATTGGGCGTGGTGAGGCG contains:
- a CDS encoding phosphoribosyltransferase, which codes for MGFLVLSWDEVYDLCIRLADKIRGSGFSPDVIVGIARGGWIPARVLSDLLDNPNVMNMRIQFYIDIGKTDKKPTIVQPLDESIRGKAILIVDDVADTGSSLRVAIEHAKGLGAREVRAATLHYKPTSSIVPDYYVEETSDWIVYPHERREFISKMASRLREEGRGFEEVVDEMARIGFPRELARTLLKESWR
- a CDS encoding polysaccharide deacetylase family protein translates to MAGSKKAFCLTIDIEECALPQEFGGRPLGEEESLNLSEAGAHRLLRIIKSEGIRATFFVTGFFASKRPGIVKEITDMGNEVANHGLMHYGPQLWPGEPDDILKSGEILKRVAGARPLGYRGPLLRIWPGMVGALKRLGYAYDSSILPAYVPGRYNRLRIRPTPFAWDCGKAGRLIEIPISVTPILRIPAGWWWFRKNFGDRICGFCFDAIWRRGLPVVCNIHSWELSELPKMERVPAHVKFNCGAASEAQVRGIIAHGKNAGAEFLTMLDLAEGLSENIEGLDLIKPI